From Oceanococcus sp. HetDA_MAG_MS8, the proteins below share one genomic window:
- a CDS encoding redoxin domain-containing protein, translated as MQHLKSLFVSAFSSGAVVLSLVSAWIIIQNGFGPTPWWGTLIAAGGVAVFFGWVFTGRHARTPKRLWHVLLAGVLGSLIAGMLGGGWAFVLAVLVGVVGTLLYDLWYSRFNQRDDSVLRSGQALPEAELFDVDGHAHSLHSLSHQPTVWMFYRGNWCPFCMAQIKEVVAQYQELARRGAQVVLVSPQSDAQTRSLAQKFSVPLRFMRDRDNAVAKRLRIFAANGLPTGLQALGYDSDVPLPTVFITNASGVVLYADLSSNYRIRPEPADFLRVLDDHLTA; from the coding sequence AGCGTGGATCATCATACAAAACGGTTTTGGGCCGACACCGTGGTGGGGCACCTTGATTGCGGCTGGAGGTGTGGCGGTGTTTTTCGGCTGGGTCTTCACCGGACGACACGCCCGCACTCCGAAGCGCCTTTGGCATGTACTCCTAGCGGGCGTGCTCGGCAGTCTGATTGCCGGCATGCTCGGCGGGGGCTGGGCCTTCGTACTAGCGGTACTCGTCGGCGTCGTAGGCACCCTACTCTACGACCTATGGTATTCGCGCTTTAACCAACGTGATGACTCGGTGCTGCGCTCCGGTCAGGCCTTGCCAGAGGCCGAGTTGTTCGACGTCGACGGCCACGCCCATTCTTTGCACAGCCTGAGTCACCAACCCACCGTGTGGATGTTCTACCGTGGCAACTGGTGCCCTTTTTGTATGGCTCAGATCAAAGAGGTGGTTGCGCAGTACCAAGAGCTGGCACGCCGTGGGGCGCAGGTGGTGCTGGTGAGCCCGCAATCCGACGCGCAGACGCGCAGTTTGGCGCAGAAGTTCTCCGTTCCCTTACGATTCATGCGCGACCGCGACAATGCCGTGGCTAAACGCCTGCGAATTTTCGCTGCAAACGGTCTGCCGACCGGCTTACAGGCGCTGGGCTACGACAGCGACGTCCCCCTTCCTACGGTCTTCATTACCAATGCCTCGGGCGTTGTCCTGTACGCCGACCTCAGCTCCAACTACCGTATTCGTCCAGAGCCCGCAGATTTCCTCAGGGTGTTGGATGACCATCTCACCGCATAA
- a CDS encoding response regulator, which yields MSALHEILLVDDNPADNFIHKSVIERLHAAGKITVAEDGAQALEYLQDIAASPERRMPELIFLDINMPRMNGWEFLDQLEAMEDAMQGTIVVMMLTTSLHPDDQAAADQRKELAGFLNKPLTKAALGELLEEKFPGRFSRAD from the coding sequence TTGAGCGCATTGCATGAAATTCTGCTGGTGGATGACAACCCGGCAGATAACTTTATTCACAAGTCGGTCATAGAACGTCTACACGCCGCGGGCAAGATTACCGTGGCCGAAGATGGCGCCCAGGCGTTGGAATACCTTCAAGACATTGCGGCCTCGCCAGAGCGGCGCATGCCCGAGCTTATCTTCCTCGACATCAACATGCCCCGCATGAATGGCTGGGAGTTCTTAGACCAGTTGGAAGCCATGGAAGACGCCATGCAAGGCACCATCGTGGTAATGATGCTGACCACTTCTCTGCATCCAGACGATCAAGCTGCCGCCGACCAACGCAAGGAACTGGCTGGTTTTTTGAACAAGCCTCTCACCAAAGCTGCACTGGGAGAACTGCTTGAAGAGAAGTTTCCTGGCCGGTTTTCGCGGGCAGACTAA
- a CDS encoding NAD(P)-dependent alcohol dehydrogenase: MRVHATSVNPKDWKLNWNAARALAPVPERWLPPLFGDDLAAEVIGVGDKVSQFEIGDAVYGMDMRPRTAALAEVAVINEARIAHKPPSLSWVEAASMPLAAQTALQGLNKGQAKSGSRVLIIGASGGVGTFAVQIAAAWRCEVTAVCSGRNRELVQSLGAQHVIDYTVGDEWRSQGQYDLIFDVTSFETPQSCHALRAPGSWFVSTGGNARAYWGVIRARDPRSQIVIVESHTQDLQTLNSLIAAGSLAPVIDSVYPLSNAQQAYERSRSGRSRGKVVIDLD; encoded by the coding sequence GTGCGGGTTCATGCCACTTCGGTGAATCCCAAAGACTGGAAACTCAACTGGAATGCGGCACGAGCTTTGGCGCCTGTGCCGGAGCGGTGGCTGCCACCGCTATTCGGCGACGACCTCGCGGCAGAAGTGATTGGCGTTGGCGATAAGGTCAGCCAGTTTGAAATTGGCGACGCTGTATATGGCATGGATATGCGCCCACGGACGGCCGCCCTCGCAGAAGTAGCCGTCATCAACGAGGCCCGCATCGCGCACAAACCACCTAGCCTCAGCTGGGTAGAGGCTGCGAGCATGCCACTGGCTGCGCAAACAGCCCTGCAGGGCCTGAACAAGGGCCAGGCCAAGTCGGGTTCGCGGGTACTCATCATCGGTGCCTCGGGCGGAGTTGGCACTTTTGCGGTGCAAATTGCAGCGGCCTGGCGTTGTGAGGTCACCGCCGTATGTAGCGGTCGAAACCGTGAGTTAGTACAAAGCCTTGGCGCCCAGCATGTCATCGATTACACCGTGGGTGACGAGTGGCGAAGTCAGGGCCAATATGACCTGATCTTCGACGTCACCAGCTTTGAGACTCCGCAGAGCTGTCATGCTCTGCGCGCACCGGGGTCCTGGTTCGTTTCCACAGGGGGTAATGCCCGTGCTTACTGGGGAGTGATTCGCGCGCGTGACCCGCGGAGTCAAATTGTGATCGTGGAATCTCATACCCAAGATTTGCAGACTCTGAATTCCTTAATCGCCGCTGGCAGCCTCGCGCCAGTGATTGATAGCGTGTACCCGCTGAGCAATGCTCAGCAAGCCTATGAGCGTAGCCGCTCCGGACGAAGCCGAGGCAAGGTTGTGATCGACCTGGACTAA
- a CDS encoding sensor histidine kinase yields the protein MVLSKLPLHWRLGLLMGGVVVIVAALTTAILSKEIAHQSQRMLEGGVQSQLSAHAERVRGILNEIERDLQLLHSLPAMQELVHTQPLPSGGINAQGLPQTTMDSIAEVFRGLLLSRPHYLQLRLLNANSSGAELIRLERPHFDWPIRKPAALQHKAHRPYFQAAVEHPPGEVWMGSPSLNREFAQLQQPEQPVLRAGIALGPSDSQKAVAVLLINVDADYILHGGEHAPPPGYLLSVVNQRGEYLLRADDGPRYAFDHGRTATATNLVPELQSKLTPSAHSDGPSLYQQGGFLTGVQTLLYGTPEQRQLLGLIIQSPIQASNLVLQSILQKSTGSLLLMLALTSLVTWLFARSITRPIGTLASALQDLELEQPSLPPLHGSAPEVRQLYQSLERLLRRLQEKQNQLLLSHDELEQFAVFAGEEIKRPTRAIHRQLATITNNVQNRLTPDSREALGKIESMIQRQVRLLSAMLKHMRLGADSVIEPIDLHLVFQGAQQDLADDLEQAGASIHILHTLPTIHGYRDQLELLFFNLLKNALQFHVPPSKPIIEIGCRSIEPGEWQLSFCDNGPGIAPQDVDKVFTVFHRGRNTASTPGAGIGLASCRKVVAMHHGEIWLDKNDQTGACFHMTLKDLKH from the coding sequence GTGGTACTGAGCAAACTACCCCTGCATTGGCGCCTGGGCCTTCTTATGGGAGGCGTGGTCGTGATTGTGGCGGCGCTCACCACGGCCATACTCAGCAAAGAAATTGCGCATCAATCACAGCGCATGCTGGAAGGCGGGGTGCAGTCCCAGCTAAGCGCGCACGCCGAACGCGTCCGCGGCATCTTGAACGAGATTGAACGCGACCTGCAATTGCTGCATAGCCTGCCAGCGATGCAAGAGCTGGTTCACACTCAGCCCCTACCAAGTGGGGGAATCAATGCCCAAGGGCTTCCTCAAACCACGATGGATAGCATCGCCGAGGTTTTTCGCGGGCTACTACTGAGCCGCCCGCATTATCTGCAGCTGCGTCTGCTCAATGCCAACTCTAGCGGTGCAGAGCTCATTCGTCTGGAGCGCCCGCATTTCGATTGGCCCATTCGCAAGCCTGCAGCGCTGCAACATAAGGCGCACCGTCCTTATTTCCAGGCGGCAGTGGAGCATCCGCCTGGAGAAGTGTGGATGGGCAGCCCCTCGCTCAACCGAGAGTTTGCGCAGTTACAGCAGCCTGAGCAGCCGGTGCTGCGGGCAGGTATTGCCCTAGGCCCTAGTGACTCTCAGAAGGCCGTGGCTGTGTTGCTCATTAACGTGGATGCCGACTACATCCTGCACGGAGGCGAACATGCTCCTCCTCCTGGCTACTTGCTGAGCGTGGTTAATCAGCGTGGCGAGTATTTACTGCGTGCCGATGATGGACCACGGTACGCCTTCGACCATGGCCGTACAGCGACGGCAACAAATCTCGTACCTGAGCTGCAGTCTAAACTGACGCCCTCGGCGCATTCCGACGGGCCTAGCTTATATCAGCAGGGTGGCTTCTTAACCGGTGTGCAAACCTTGTTGTACGGCACTCCGGAACAGCGCCAGCTGTTGGGACTAATTATCCAATCTCCCATCCAAGCATCGAACCTGGTGTTGCAGAGCATCCTGCAAAAAAGCACCGGAAGCTTATTGCTGATGCTTGCGCTCACCAGCCTAGTCACATGGTTATTCGCCCGCAGCATCACCCGCCCTATCGGGACCCTGGCGTCAGCACTACAAGACCTCGAACTCGAACAGCCCTCTCTTCCCCCACTGCATGGCTCAGCTCCTGAAGTGCGTCAGCTTTATCAAAGCTTGGAGCGCCTACTGCGGCGACTACAAGAAAAACAAAACCAGTTGCTGCTTAGCCATGATGAGCTGGAGCAATTTGCGGTCTTCGCCGGAGAGGAGATCAAACGCCCTACCAGGGCTATTCATCGGCAGCTCGCGACTATCACCAATAACGTCCAGAACCGCCTTACTCCAGATAGCCGTGAAGCCTTAGGCAAGATCGAGAGCATGATCCAGCGACAGGTCCGCCTGCTCAGCGCCATGCTCAAACACATGCGCCTGGGTGCAGACAGCGTCATTGAGCCCATTGATCTCCACTTAGTGTTTCAAGGTGCCCAACAAGACCTCGCAGACGACTTAGAGCAAGCCGGTGCCAGTATTCATATCCTGCACACGCTGCCGACAATTCACGGCTACCGTGATCAGCTAGAGCTGCTCTTCTTCAACCTGCTGAAGAACGCTCTGCAGTTTCATGTTCCCCCCAGCAAACCCATCATCGAGATCGGGTGTCGCTCCATAGAGCCAGGTGAGTGGCAATTGAGCTTTTGCGATAACGGCCCCGGAATTGCGCCCCAGGATGTGGACAAAGTATTCACCGTATTTCACCGCGGGAGAAATACCGCATCCACACCAGGTGCTGGAATCGGCCTAGCCAGTTGCCGTAAGGTGGTCGCGATGCACCATGGTGAAATTTGGCTTGATAAAAACGACCAGACTGGAGCCTGCTTTCATATGACCTTGAAGGATCTAAAGCATTGA